In a single window of the Tellurirhabdus bombi genome:
- the leuC gene encoding 3-isopropylmalate dehydratase large subunit, with the protein MSTPTTLFDKIWDAHVVKAMEGGPDAVFIDRHFIHEVTSPQAFDGLRKRGIGVFNTKRTTATADHNVPTKDQHLPIKEALSRHQVETLRKNCAEFGVELYDLGHPFQGIVHIIGPELGLTLPGMTIVCGDSHTSTHGAFGNVAFGIGTSEVEQVLATQCILQYKPKRMRINVNGQLANGVTSKDIILYIISKISASGATGYFVEYAGDTIRGLSMEARMTICNMSIEMGARGGLIAPDETTFEYIRGRRFAPQGEAFDEAVAHWQTLKTDEGAEFDVELNYQAEDIGPMITYGTNPGMGIKINDHVPNLNEIPESELASYTKSLAYMGLEPGAELLDKPVDYVFIGSCTNARIEDLRTVAEFVKGKKKAEGVEVWVVPGSVQVSNQAKAEGLDQVFLEAGFELREPGCSACLGMNEDKVPAGKYCISTSNRNFEGRQGPGARTFLASPITAAAAAVTGKVMDVRELV; encoded by the coding sequence ATGTCAACTCCTACAACACTCTTCGATAAAATCTGGGATGCCCACGTCGTCAAGGCGATGGAAGGTGGTCCGGACGCCGTATTCATCGACCGTCATTTCATTCACGAAGTGACGAGCCCGCAAGCTTTTGATGGGTTGCGCAAACGAGGTATTGGCGTATTTAATACGAAGCGCACCACGGCCACCGCCGACCACAACGTTCCAACGAAAGACCAGCACCTGCCCATCAAAGAAGCATTGTCGCGGCACCAGGTTGAGACGTTGCGGAAAAACTGCGCGGAGTTTGGCGTTGAATTATACGATCTAGGACATCCCTTCCAGGGAATTGTCCACATCATCGGACCAGAACTAGGGCTAACTCTGCCGGGAATGACCATCGTGTGCGGCGACAGCCACACCAGCACGCACGGCGCTTTCGGAAACGTGGCCTTTGGCATTGGAACCAGCGAAGTGGAGCAGGTACTGGCTACGCAGTGCATTTTGCAGTACAAGCCGAAGCGGATGCGCATCAACGTCAATGGCCAGTTGGCCAATGGGGTTACCTCAAAAGACATTATTCTATACATCATCTCGAAAATTTCGGCCAGCGGCGCAACGGGCTATTTCGTTGAGTACGCGGGCGATACCATACGGGGCCTGTCGATGGAAGCGCGGATGACCATCTGCAACATGAGCATCGAAATGGGTGCGCGTGGCGGTCTGATCGCTCCCGATGAAACCACGTTTGAATACATCCGGGGCCGTCGGTTTGCTCCGCAAGGCGAAGCGTTCGACGAAGCCGTGGCTCACTGGCAAACCCTGAAAACGGACGAGGGTGCGGAATTTGACGTTGAATTGAATTACCAGGCAGAAGATATTGGGCCTATGATTACCTACGGAACTAATCCGGGGATGGGCATCAAAATCAACGACCACGTTCCGAATCTGAACGAAATTCCAGAAAGCGAGCTGGCTTCCTACACGAAGTCTTTGGCTTATATGGGCTTAGAGCCGGGAGCCGAACTGCTGGACAAACCCGTTGATTACGTTTTCATTGGCTCTTGTACCAACGCCCGTATCGAAGACCTGCGCACGGTAGCCGAGTTTGTGAAAGGCAAGAAAAAGGCCGAAGGCGTCGAGGTTTGGGTTGTGCCGGGATCGGTGCAGGTTTCCAACCAGGCCAAAGCTGAAGGGCTGGATCAGGTTTTCCTCGAAGCGGGTTTTGAACTCCGTGAGCCGGGTTGCTCGGCCTGTCTGGGAATGAACGAAGACAAAGTTCCGGCGGGTAAATACTGCATTTCAACATCCAACCGTAATTTTGAAGGGCGGCAAGGACCGGGTGCACGCACGTTTCTGGCTAGTCCGATTACGGCTGCCGCCGCCGCTGTGACGGGCAAAGTAATGGATGTACGGGAGTTGGTGTAA
- the ilvA gene encoding threonine ammonia-lyase IlvA has translation MSNVVEEKAMVFPEVDNIYLAAERLRNVAAHTPLQENLSLSERYGATIFLKREDLQVVRSYKIRGAYNKMASLPAEALSKGVVCASAGNHAQGVAYACRKMAVKGIIFMPTTTPNQKVKQVKLFGKEFVEVVLTGDTYDDAYHTAIDYVETHDSTFVHPFDDVQVMEGQGTVGLEIFRDADFKIDYLLMAIGGGGLAAGVSTVFQQLSPRTKLIGVEPLGSPSMQMAMEAGHVVTLDEIDKFVDGAAVKRVGTMTFEVCRKNLDRILLIPEGKVCTTILRLYNEEAIVAEPAGALTIAALDFLKDEIKGKNVVCLVSGGNNDITRTEEIKERSLLYEGLKHYFIIRFVQRAGAMREFLSDVLGPNDDITLFEYSKKTNRERGPALIGVELKHKSDFEPLLQRMRDAKIHFEYLNDKPDLFEFLI, from the coding sequence ATGAGCAACGTGGTTGAAGAGAAGGCAATGGTGTTTCCGGAAGTAGACAACATCTACTTAGCTGCCGAGCGCCTGCGAAATGTGGCTGCGCACACACCCCTCCAGGAGAATTTGAGTTTGTCGGAGCGCTACGGGGCTACCATTTTTCTGAAAAGGGAAGATTTGCAGGTCGTACGATCGTATAAGATTCGGGGAGCTTACAACAAAATGGCCAGTCTGCCCGCTGAGGCACTATCTAAAGGAGTTGTATGCGCCAGTGCCGGTAACCATGCTCAGGGCGTGGCCTACGCTTGCCGCAAGATGGCTGTCAAAGGAATTATCTTTATGCCAACCACGACGCCTAACCAGAAAGTGAAGCAGGTAAAACTGTTCGGAAAGGAGTTCGTGGAGGTTGTGCTGACGGGAGATACCTACGACGATGCCTACCACACCGCAATTGACTACGTGGAAACGCACGATAGCACGTTTGTCCACCCATTCGATGACGTACAGGTCATGGAAGGACAAGGAACGGTGGGGCTGGAAATTTTTCGGGATGCCGATTTTAAAATTGATTACCTGCTGATGGCCATTGGTGGTGGCGGTCTGGCAGCGGGTGTGTCAACCGTTTTTCAGCAATTGAGTCCCCGAACAAAGCTGATCGGTGTGGAGCCTTTGGGCTCGCCGTCCATGCAGATGGCCATGGAAGCCGGTCATGTAGTTACGCTGGATGAAATTGATAAGTTTGTTGATGGAGCGGCGGTTAAGCGTGTAGGCACCATGACCTTTGAGGTGTGCCGCAAAAACCTCGACCGCATTTTGTTAATACCGGAAGGAAAAGTCTGCACCACCATCCTGCGCTTGTACAACGAAGAAGCGATTGTAGCCGAGCCGGCGGGGGCGTTAACCATTGCCGCGCTGGACTTTCTGAAAGATGAAATTAAAGGGAAAAATGTGGTCTGCCTGGTGAGCGGCGGAAACAACGACATTACCCGAACTGAAGAAATTAAAGAGCGCTCGTTGCTCTACGAAGGACTAAAGCACTACTTCATCATTCGCTTCGTGCAGCGCGCGGGCGCCATGCGGGAGTTTTTGAGTGATGTGCTTGGACCAAACGACGACATTACCCTGTTTGAGTATTCCAAAAAAACCAATCGTGAACGCGGTCCCGCGCTCATTGGCGTTGAACTCAAACACAAAAGCGATTTTGAGCCTCTACTGCAACGCATGCGGGATGCCAAAATCCACTTCGAATACCTGAATGACAAGCCGGACTTGTTTGAATTTTTGATTTAA
- the ilvC gene encoding ketol-acid reductoisomerase yields the protein MAKINFGGTEESVVTREEFPLEKAREVLSNETIAVIGYGVQGPGQSLNMRDNGFNVIVGQRKGKTYDKAVADGWVPGETLFEIEEALEKGTIICFLLSDAAQIELWPTVKKYLTTGKSLYFSHGFGVTYKDQTGIIPPAEVDVFLVAPKGSGTSLRRMFVEGKGLNSSFAIYQDASGQAREKCIAMGIGVGSGYLFETDFYREVTSDLTGERGTLMGAIQGIFAAQYEVLRSNGHSPSEAFNETVEELTQSLMPLVAENGMDWMYANCSTTAQRGALDWWKPFRDATKPVFEQLYNSVKAGEQANISITRNSQSDYREKLEEELKELRDSEMWQAGKAVRSLRPERN from the coding sequence ATGGCAAAAATCAACTTCGGCGGCACAGAAGAAAGCGTTGTAACCCGCGAAGAATTTCCTCTTGAGAAAGCCAGAGAAGTACTCAGCAATGAAACTATCGCTGTTATTGGCTACGGTGTACAAGGCCCAGGTCAGTCGCTGAACATGCGCGACAACGGGTTCAATGTAATCGTTGGACAGCGGAAAGGCAAAACGTACGACAAGGCAGTTGCGGACGGCTGGGTGCCAGGCGAAACCTTGTTTGAAATTGAAGAAGCGCTGGAAAAAGGCACCATCATATGCTTCCTGCTCTCGGATGCAGCCCAGATTGAATTGTGGCCAACCGTGAAAAAATACCTGACAACGGGAAAATCCCTGTACTTCTCGCACGGTTTCGGCGTGACTTACAAAGATCAGACAGGCATTATTCCTCCGGCTGAAGTAGACGTATTCCTGGTTGCTCCAAAAGGTTCTGGAACGTCGTTGCGTCGGATGTTTGTTGAAGGTAAAGGACTGAACTCCAGCTTTGCCATCTATCAGGATGCGTCGGGTCAAGCCCGCGAAAAATGCATCGCCATGGGTATTGGTGTGGGTTCTGGTTACTTGTTTGAAACCGACTTCTACCGCGAAGTTACGTCCGACTTAACGGGCGAGCGTGGTACGCTGATGGGAGCCATTCAGGGAATCTTTGCTGCTCAGTACGAAGTATTGCGCTCAAACGGCCACTCGCCTTCGGAAGCATTCAACGAAACGGTTGAAGAACTGACGCAATCGCTGATGCCACTCGTAGCCGAAAACGGAATGGACTGGATGTATGCCAACTGTTCAACAACGGCCCAGCGCGGTGCCCTTGACTGGTGGAAGCCTTTCCGCGATGCTACCAAGCCTGTTTTTGAGCAACTGTACAATTCAGTTAAAGCCGGTGAGCAGGCGAACATCTCAATCACGCGTAACTCACAGTCTGACTACCGCGAGAAGCTGGAAGAAGAATTGAAAGAGCTCCGCGACTCAGAAATGTGGCAGGCTGGTAAGGCCGTTCGCAGCTTGCGTCCGGAACGTAACTAG
- the ilvN gene encoding acetolactate synthase small subunit, translating to MNTYTICIFTENTIGLLNRITIIFTRRRINIESLTVSETERKGVSRFTIVIKHESRDHVEKLVRQIRKIVEVMAVFGYLDEDIVSNEIALFKIATPLGATPLDIEYINKHFNAWVVNWQLDYVVIEKTGSEKQIFEFFNYIKPHGIIEFVRSGRIAVGKTEKGLVEYLPDVEWEYYL from the coding sequence ATGAATACCTACACCATCTGCATATTCACGGAAAACACGATCGGGCTGCTCAACCGGATTACGATCATCTTTACCCGACGGCGGATCAATATCGAAAGCCTGACCGTATCGGAGACGGAGCGGAAGGGCGTTTCACGGTTTACCATCGTTATCAAACACGAGTCGCGCGATCACGTCGAGAAGTTGGTTCGGCAGATTCGTAAGATCGTTGAGGTAATGGCCGTATTTGGCTACCTGGATGAGGATATCGTCTCGAATGAGATTGCCCTCTTTAAGATTGCTACGCCCCTGGGTGCCACACCGCTGGATATTGAGTACATCAATAAGCACTTTAACGCCTGGGTTGTCAACTGGCAACTGGATTATGTAGTGATTGAGAAAACCGGTTCTGAAAAGCAGATTTTCGAGTTTTTCAACTACATCAAGCCGCATGGCATTATTGAATTTGTACGTTCGGGCCGTATTGCGGTCGGAAAAACAGAAAAAGGGCTGGTTGAATACCTGCCCGATGTCGAGTGGGAATATTACCTGTAA
- the ilvB gene encoding biosynthetic-type acetolactate synthase large subunit: MQTTVSEVTEQQVQVESSRVATPEVDAPAKKLIKPLTGAEALMQSLVEEGVETIFGYPGGAIMPVYDALYDYQDRLNHILVRHEQGAAHAAEGYARISGRPGVCLVTSGPGATNLITGIADAMSDSTPIVCLVGQVFASLLGTDAFQETDVIGVTMPITKWNYQITSADEIPEIISKAFYIAQTGRPGPVVIDIAKNAQQELMTKAFSYKKCEKVVSYRPRLIPKQDQLEKAAELINNAKRPYILVGHGVLISKAEKELLAFIEKTGIPVASTLLGQSAVPCDHPLYTGWLGMHGNYGSNVMTDECDVLIGLGMRFDDRVTGNASKFAPQAKVIHIEIDPAEIDKIIKAEAPVVGDAKEALIRLLPLVKENDHTAWRNEFRKYDAIEYEKVKAPALAPTTEKLKMPEVIDMLSKKTNGEAVMVADVGQHQMMTSAYYQYRRPHSLITSGGLGTMGFALPAAFGAKVGDPSREVIAIIGDGCFQMTLQELGTIAQNKLPVKAIILNNNYLGMVRQWQQLFHNRRYSFVELQNPDFIMIAKGFGVDGHTCSKREDLSASLDTLLASDKPYLLEVIVEQEENVFPMVPAGTSVSAIRLE, translated from the coding sequence ATGCAAACAACGGTCAGCGAAGTAACAGAACAGCAAGTCCAGGTAGAATCGTCCCGCGTAGCAACGCCGGAAGTAGATGCTCCGGCTAAGAAATTAATCAAACCCCTGACGGGTGCCGAAGCACTCATGCAGTCGCTGGTGGAAGAGGGGGTAGAAACGATTTTCGGCTATCCCGGCGGCGCGATTATGCCTGTCTACGATGCCCTGTATGACTATCAGGATCGCCTGAATCATATTCTGGTGCGTCACGAGCAGGGAGCGGCCCACGCTGCTGAAGGCTATGCCCGCATCAGTGGCCGTCCAGGAGTCTGTCTGGTTACTTCGGGCCCGGGTGCAACCAATCTGATCACGGGTATTGCCGATGCCATGAGCGACTCCACGCCAATTGTGTGTCTGGTCGGTCAGGTTTTCGCCAGCCTGTTGGGTACTGACGCGTTTCAGGAAACGGACGTTATTGGGGTTACGATGCCCATTACGAAATGGAATTATCAGATTACAAGTGCCGATGAGATTCCGGAAATTATCTCGAAAGCATTTTATATAGCTCAAACGGGTCGGCCCGGTCCGGTGGTGATTGATATTGCGAAAAATGCGCAGCAGGAATTAATGACCAAAGCGTTTTCGTATAAAAAATGCGAAAAAGTGGTTAGCTACCGTCCGCGCCTGATTCCAAAACAGGATCAGTTGGAAAAGGCCGCTGAGTTGATCAATAACGCCAAACGGCCTTACATTCTGGTTGGTCATGGTGTATTGATTTCTAAAGCGGAAAAAGAATTACTGGCCTTCATTGAAAAAACGGGTATTCCAGTGGCTTCCACGCTGTTAGGGCAGTCAGCGGTTCCGTGTGATCACCCGCTTTATACGGGTTGGTTGGGAATGCATGGCAACTACGGTTCGAACGTCATGACCGATGAGTGCGATGTGTTGATTGGTCTTGGAATGCGTTTTGACGACCGGGTGACGGGCAATGCGTCGAAGTTTGCGCCGCAGGCCAAAGTAATCCACATTGAAATCGATCCGGCAGAAATTGATAAAATTATCAAAGCCGAAGCGCCGGTTGTGGGCGATGCCAAAGAAGCGCTGATTCGTCTGTTGCCGCTGGTGAAAGAGAACGACCACACGGCCTGGCGGAACGAATTCCGGAAATACGACGCCATAGAGTACGAAAAAGTAAAGGCACCCGCCCTGGCTCCAACGACCGAAAAACTGAAGATGCCCGAAGTCATCGACATGCTGTCGAAAAAGACCAATGGCGAAGCGGTGATGGTGGCTGACGTTGGCCAGCACCAGATGATGACGTCTGCTTATTACCAGTACCGGCGTCCTCACAGCCTCATTACGTCCGGTGGCCTGGGCACGATGGGTTTTGCCCTTCCGGCGGCTTTTGGAGCCAAAGTAGGTGACCCAAGTCGGGAAGTTATCGCCATCATTGGCGACGGCTGTTTCCAGATGACGCTTCAGGAGTTAGGCACCATTGCCCAGAATAAGCTACCCGTTAAGGCGATTATTCTGAATAATAACTACCTCGGCATGGTTCGGCAGTGGCAGCAGTTGTTCCACAACCGTCGGTACTCGTTCGTTGAATTGCAGAATCCAGATTTTATCATGATTGCAAAAGGGTTTGGCGTCGATGGCCATACGTGCAGCAAACGAGAAGACCTTTCGGCTTCGCTGGATACGTTGCTGGCCTCCGATAAGCCTTATCTACTGGAAGTTATTGTCGAACAAGAAGAAAACGTATTTCCAATGGTTCCAGCAGGAACAAGCGTTTCTGCCATCCGATTGGAATAA
- the ilvD gene encoding dihydroxy-acid dehydratase — protein sequence MQATETTTRLNKYSATLTQEISNPAAQAMLYGVGLTEEDMAKPQIGIASTGYEGNTCNMHLNGLSVYVKQGIQANNMVGLIFNTIGVSDGMTNGNDGMRYSLPSRDLIADSIESVVSAQWYDGVITVVGCDKNMPGAIMAMARLDRPGIMVYGGTIRSGHYKGKKLDIVSAFEALGKRFAGNISDEDFKGVVQNAIPGAGACGGMYTANTMASSIEAMGLSLPFSSSYPATHEGKQEECKKIGVAMKRLLEMDLKPRDIITKKSLENALTLVMALGGSTNATLHYIAIARAAGLSLTLDEIQAISDRTPFIADLKPSGKYYMEDVLEIGGVPAVTKYLYQEGLIHGDCMTVTGKTVAENLAEAPDLNFETQKIIFPLSQAIKKTGHIQIMYGNLAPTGAVAKITGKEGLRFDGTAKICEHESEIIDALAKGEILPGHVIVIRNAGPKGGPGMSEMLKPTSAVIGAGLGDKVALITDGRFSGGTHGFVVGHITPEAFDGGPIALVKEGDRITIDAETRQLTLHISDEEMAERRSQWQQPAPSFTRGVLGRYIRSVKSASEGCVTDEM from the coding sequence ATGCAGGCAACCGAAACCACTACGCGACTAAACAAATACAGCGCCACCTTAACGCAGGAAATCAGTAACCCGGCTGCTCAGGCCATGCTTTATGGCGTTGGGCTGACCGAAGAGGATATGGCAAAACCACAGATTGGTATTGCTAGCACCGGCTACGAAGGAAACACGTGCAACATGCACCTGAATGGCCTTTCTGTTTATGTAAAGCAGGGCATTCAGGCCAATAATATGGTGGGTCTTATTTTCAATACCATTGGCGTATCGGATGGCATGACCAACGGCAATGACGGCATGCGTTATTCCCTGCCAAGCCGAGATCTGATTGCGGATTCCATCGAATCGGTCGTGAGTGCGCAGTGGTACGACGGTGTAATTACGGTAGTCGGTTGCGATAAAAACATGCCGGGAGCCATTATGGCCATGGCCCGCTTGGATCGTCCCGGAATCATGGTCTACGGCGGAACCATTCGATCAGGACATTATAAAGGAAAGAAATTAGACATCGTTTCGGCTTTTGAAGCGCTGGGAAAACGCTTTGCCGGTAACATTTCCGACGAAGATTTTAAAGGCGTTGTGCAGAATGCCATCCCGGGTGCGGGAGCCTGCGGTGGGATGTATACGGCCAACACCATGGCTTCGTCCATTGAGGCAATGGGCTTGAGCTTACCGTTTAGCAGCAGCTATCCGGCAACGCACGAAGGCAAGCAGGAAGAATGTAAAAAAATCGGGGTAGCCATGAAGCGTTTGCTGGAAATGGATTTAAAGCCTCGGGACATCATTACGAAAAAATCGCTGGAAAACGCGCTGACTCTAGTCATGGCGTTGGGTGGCTCGACCAACGCAACCCTGCACTACATTGCTATCGCCCGCGCGGCTGGTTTGTCCCTGACACTGGACGAAATTCAGGCGATCAGCGACCGGACTCCGTTCATTGCTGACTTGAAACCAAGTGGCAAATATTACATGGAGGATGTTCTGGAAATCGGTGGCGTACCGGCTGTTACCAAATACCTGTATCAGGAAGGATTGATTCACGGAGATTGCATGACCGTAACGGGTAAAACCGTGGCGGAAAACCTGGCCGAAGCTCCTGACCTGAATTTCGAGACGCAGAAAATCATTTTCCCGCTATCGCAGGCCATTAAGAAAACAGGCCATATCCAGATTATGTACGGCAACCTGGCACCCACGGGCGCAGTAGCCAAAATTACGGGTAAAGAAGGCTTGCGCTTTGACGGTACGGCCAAGATTTGCGAACACGAATCGGAGATCATCGACGCGCTGGCCAAAGGCGAAATTCTACCCGGCCACGTCATCGTTATCCGCAACGCGGGACCTAAAGGCGGACCCGGCATGTCGGAAATGCTGAAACCTACTTCGGCCGTGATTGGCGCAGGTTTGGGCGATAAAGTAGCCTTGATTACCGATGGGCGTTTCTCCGGTGGAACCCACGGCTTTGTGGTCGGACACATCACGCCGGAAGCATTCGACGGTGGCCCGATTGCACTCGTCAAAGAAGGCGACCGCATCACGATTGATGCTGAAACCCGCCAATTGACGCTGCACATTTCCGATGAAGAAATGGCCGAGCGGCGGAGCCAGTGGCAACAGCCAGCTCCCAGCTTTACGCGGGGCGTTTTAGGACGCTACATCCGGAGCGTGAAATCAGCCAGCGAAGGCTGCGTGACGGATGAAATGTAA
- the murQ gene encoding N-acetylmuramic acid 6-phosphate etherase, which yields MVTETSSHYNHLEQMSVQELLTNINKEDKTVPLAVEKAIPQIEALVAQLTKRMKEGGRLFYIGAGTSGRLGVVDASECPPTYGVSPDLVVGLIAGGDGAIRRAVENAEDDWDQAWKDLQAYHVDEQDTLIGIAASGRTPYVIGGLKKAREAGLLTGCVVCNPGSAVAQAAEYPVEVVVGPEFVTGSTRMKAGTAQKLVLNMISTSVMIQLGRVKGNKMVDMQLTNEKLKDRAAKMVMSEIGVSREVAENLLAQYGNVRNSIENYRP from the coding sequence ATGGTTACTGAAACATCCTCGCATTATAATCATTTAGAACAAATGTCAGTACAGGAGTTACTGACAAATATTAATAAGGAAGACAAAACGGTTCCGCTCGCGGTTGAAAAAGCAATTCCGCAAATTGAAGCCTTGGTCGCTCAACTTACCAAGCGGATGAAAGAAGGTGGCCGGCTTTTTTACATCGGTGCCGGAACCAGCGGTCGGCTGGGTGTTGTCGATGCCTCCGAATGCCCCCCCACCTATGGCGTTTCGCCTGATCTGGTGGTTGGGCTAATTGCTGGTGGCGATGGCGCGATTCGCCGGGCGGTTGAAAACGCCGAAGACGACTGGGACCAAGCTTGGAAAGATTTACAAGCTTACCACGTTGATGAACAGGATACGCTGATTGGCATTGCGGCCTCAGGCCGTACGCCTTACGTCATTGGTGGTCTGAAAAAAGCCCGCGAAGCCGGTTTACTAACGGGTTGCGTTGTTTGTAACCCCGGTTCTGCCGTTGCGCAGGCCGCCGAATATCCGGTAGAAGTAGTGGTTGGGCCGGAGTTCGTCACGGGTAGCACCCGCATGAAAGCTGGCACCGCTCAGAAACTGGTCCTCAACATGATTTCGACTTCGGTGATGATCCAGCTTGGTCGGGTTAAGGGCAATAAAATGGTAGATATGCAGCTCACGAACGAAAAGTTAAAAGACCGGGCAGCTAAAATGGTCATGAGCGAAATTGGCGTTAGCCGCGAAGTAGCCGAAAACCTGCTGGCGCAATACGGAAATGTCCGTAATTCCATCGAAAATTACCGTCCATGA
- a CDS encoding quinone oxidoreductase family protein, with protein sequence MKAIVQTELHQPARHTEAEKPVAGPGEVLVSLKAAALNHRDVFIQQGLYPRIQLPVILGSDGAGVVTDLGEGVEAGWLGQSVLINCALNWGNNPAFYGPDFRILGMPQNGTFAEFLQIEAKYLHLKPHHLTFEQAAALPLAGLTAWRALMTRGAFQPTDKVLITGIGGGVALMALQMAVAAGAEVWVTSGSDEKLQRASTLGAHGGVNYREADWARKLMTQTGSGKSGYFNLIIDSAAGPGFVQLIDVAAPGGRIIFYGGTTGNITDVAPSKVFFKQLTICGTTMGTEQEFADLLHFVTEKQLVPVVDAVFPLAEAEQALRYLETSQQFGKIILKINA encoded by the coding sequence ATGAAAGCCATCGTTCAAACTGAACTGCACCAACCCGCCCGGCATACTGAGGCCGAAAAGCCAGTGGCCGGGCCGGGGGAAGTGCTTGTCAGTTTGAAAGCGGCGGCGCTCAACCACCGGGATGTTTTTATTCAGCAGGGCTTATACCCCCGCATTCAGTTGCCGGTCATTTTAGGGTCCGACGGAGCCGGGGTGGTTACTGACCTTGGCGAAGGTGTCGAAGCCGGTTGGCTGGGGCAATCAGTGTTAATCAACTGCGCGCTGAACTGGGGGAACAATCCCGCTTTTTACGGACCGGATTTCCGCATTCTGGGTATGCCCCAAAACGGCACGTTTGCCGAATTTCTGCAAATCGAAGCAAAATATTTACACCTCAAGCCTCACCACCTGACGTTTGAACAGGCAGCGGCATTGCCCCTGGCGGGCCTTACTGCCTGGCGGGCGCTCATGACGCGGGGCGCTTTCCAACCGACAGACAAAGTGCTGATCACGGGTATTGGCGGTGGAGTTGCCTTGATGGCCCTGCAAATGGCCGTAGCCGCCGGGGCGGAAGTTTGGGTTACGTCCGGGTCGGATGAAAAGCTACAACGCGCCAGCACGCTGGGTGCGCATGGGGGTGTCAACTACCGGGAGGCAGACTGGGCCCGAAAGCTCATGACGCAGACGGGTAGTGGCAAAAGCGGGTATTTTAACTTGATTATTGACAGCGCGGCGGGACCGGGCTTTGTCCAACTCATCGACGTGGCGGCTCCCGGAGGGCGGATTATTTTTTACGGCGGCACAACCGGCAACATCACCGACGTAGCCCCCTCGAAAGTCTTCTTCAAGCAGCTCACCATCTGCGGCACCACCATGGGCACGGAGCAGGAATTTGCCGATCTGCTTCATTTTGTTACCGAAAAGCAACTGGTGCCTGTCGTCGATGCTGTATTTCCCCTCGCCGAAGCCGAGCAAGCCTTGCGCTATTTGGAGACCAGTCAGCAGTTTGGCAAGATTATCCTGAAAATTAATGCGTAA